In one window of Gammaproteobacteria bacterium DNA:
- the rplA gene encoding 50S ribosomal protein L1 produces the protein MAITKRKKLFNEKVEAGKSYPIDEAIALLKSVASAKFRESFDMSVNLGIDARKSDQNVRGSTVLPHGSGKSVRVAVFAQGAKAEEAKAAGADAVGMDDLAQAMKDGDLSYQVVVAEPAAMRVVGALGQLLGPRGLMPNPKTGTVTPNVGEAVKNAKAGMAKFRTDKAGIIHCAIGAADFEEAKLKDNLGAVLRDLRRAKPSTSKGIYIKKVTLSTTMGPGVPVDLSSLPE, from the coding sequence ATGGCAATCACGAAACGAAAGAAGCTGTTCAACGAAAAGGTCGAGGCCGGCAAGTCCTATCCGATCGACGAAGCCATCGCCCTGCTCAAGAGCGTGGCCAGTGCGAAGTTCCGCGAGTCCTTCGACATGTCGGTGAATCTCGGCATTGATGCGCGCAAGTCCGACCAGAACGTGCGCGGCTCCACCGTGCTGCCGCATGGTTCGGGCAAGAGCGTGCGCGTGGCGGTGTTCGCGCAGGGCGCCAAGGCCGAGGAAGCCAAGGCTGCCGGTGCCGATGCCGTGGGTATGGACGATCTGGCGCAGGCGATGAAGGACGGTGATCTGAGCTATCAGGTCGTTGTTGCCGAGCCGGCGGCGATGCGCGTCGTCGGCGCGCTGGGCCAGTTGCTCGGTCCGCGCGGCCTGATGCCGAACCCGAAGACCGGCACGGTCACGCCGAACGTGGGTGAAGCGGTCAAGAACGCCAAGGCCGGTATGGCCAAGTTCCGCACCGACAAGGCCGGCATCATTCATTGCGCGATCGGCGCCGCCGATTTCGAAGAAGCCAAGCTCAAGGACAACCTGGGCGCGGTGCTGCGCGATCTGCGTCGCGCCAAGCCGTCCACGTCCAAGGGCATCTACATCAAGAAGGTCACCCTGTCGACGACGATGGGACCGGGCGTACCGGTCGACCTTTCAAGCCTGCCCGAGTAA
- the rplK gene encoding 50S ribosomal protein L11, with amino-acid sequence MAKKVKGYVKLQIPAGKANPSPPVGPALGQQGVNIMEFCKAFNAATQKLEVGLPTPVVITVYSDRSFTFITKTPPASTLIKKAIGLKSGSATPNTNKVGKITREQLEEIAKTKWPDLNAGDAEAAIRTIAGSARSMGVEVEGV; translated from the coding sequence ATGGCTAAGAAAGTAAAAGGCTACGTCAAGCTGCAGATTCCGGCAGGCAAGGCCAATCCGTCGCCGCCGGTCGGTCCCGCACTGGGTCAGCAGGGCGTCAACATCATGGAATTCTGCAAGGCCTTCAATGCGGCCACGCAGAAGCTGGAAGTCGGTCTGCCGACGCCGGTGGTGATCACGGTCTATTCGGACCGTTCGTTCACCTTCATCACCAAGACGCCGCCCGCGAGCACGCTGATCAAGAAGGCGATCGGCCTCAAGTCCGGTAGCGCTACGCCGAACACCAACAAGGTCGGCAAGATCACGCGCGAGCAGCTCGAAGAGATCGCCAAGACCAAGTGGCCGGATCTGAACGCCGGCGATGCCGAAGCCGCGATCCGCACGATCGCCGGTTCCGCCCGTTCCATGGGTGTCGAGGTCGAAGGGGTCTAA